A single Symbiobacterium thermophilum IAM 14863 DNA region contains:
- a CDS encoding LiaI-LiaF-like domain-containing protein, which translates to MDQQNPRRDQRPELDREPSATPEPTTPPSPVPPVPAYRPPLTSPFRTSAIGEGGQPEPTGTEKTADDRPDTGRMHGRGEDGEAAPRRRAEGEESGAETGAPGRDHAIPGGAESMHSDAGGPPPGTPGGRGPAAFARDEGGRDEEGTSGPRGPHGPLYHPPPPPPRSRRQSIVGPLVLIFLGLFFLGQSLGLIEWSLWEVVWRLWPVWLIVAGLDMVFGQRGGWARALLVLIAVAIVLGIVLGIQPQRAIDRPTGAVPSSPSRTFLMEPSERVPAAPSLPVTGQQPEPVTIAQPLEGISAAEVRIESAVSVLEIRGGDLPDLLIEGTVVPLIGEQVQWDYDAVDGTGVFRLYSDKPTRISSGPRQGEWDLVLTDRIPISLHLSTGVADSDIDLTRLHVPELNVEASVGEVSIKLPETGAVKGTINAGIGEVILWIPEGRPARIRVETGIGSTSVAPGFLYRDGYYVTPQYADQEDAVDLVVTGGVGTVDLRIMD; encoded by the coding sequence ATGGACCAGCAGAACCCACGCCGCGACCAGCGCCCGGAGCTGGACCGCGAGCCCAGCGCTACCCCGGAACCGACAACCCCGCCGTCGCCTGTCCCGCCGGTGCCGGCCTACCGGCCGCCGCTCACGTCGCCCTTCCGCACGTCCGCGATCGGGGAAGGCGGGCAGCCCGAACCCACCGGTACCGAGAAGACCGCCGACGATCGGCCCGACACCGGCCGCATGCACGGCCGGGGCGAAGACGGCGAAGCCGCGCCGAGGCGCCGCGCCGAAGGCGAGGAGTCCGGCGCGGAGACCGGCGCCCCAGGGCGAGATCACGCCATCCCCGGAGGAGCAGAAAGCATGCACAGCGATGCCGGCGGCCCGCCACCCGGCACACCCGGCGGCCGGGGCCCCGCGGCGTTCGCCCGTGACGAAGGCGGCCGCGACGAGGAGGGGACGTCCGGTCCCCGCGGTCCGCACGGGCCCCTGTACCATCCACCGCCGCCGCCCCCGCGCAGCAGGCGCCAATCCATCGTCGGCCCGCTCGTCCTGATCTTCCTGGGGCTCTTCTTCCTGGGACAGAGCCTGGGCCTGATCGAGTGGTCGCTGTGGGAGGTCGTCTGGCGGCTGTGGCCGGTCTGGCTGATCGTGGCCGGTCTCGACATGGTCTTCGGTCAGCGGGGCGGCTGGGCCAGGGCGCTGCTGGTGCTCATCGCCGTGGCGATCGTCCTGGGCATCGTCCTGGGCATCCAGCCCCAGAGGGCCATCGATCGGCCGACGGGGGCAGTGCCCTCGTCCCCGTCCCGAACCTTCCTCATGGAGCCGTCGGAGCGGGTTCCGGCCGCTCCGTCCCTGCCCGTGACCGGGCAGCAGCCGGAGCCGGTGACCATCGCCCAGCCGCTGGAGGGGATCTCGGCGGCGGAGGTCCGAATCGAGTCCGCCGTGTCCGTACTGGAGATCCGGGGTGGGGATCTGCCCGATCTGCTGATCGAGGGCACGGTGGTGCCGCTCATCGGCGAGCAGGTTCAGTGGGACTATGACGCCGTGGACGGGACAGGCGTCTTCCGGCTCTACTCGGACAAACCCACCCGGATCTCCTCCGGGCCGCGGCAGGGCGAGTGGGACCTCGTGCTCACGGACCGCATCCCGATCAGCCTGCACCTCAGCACCGGCGTGGCGGACAGCGACATTGACCTGACCCGGCTCCACGTGCCGGAGCTGAACGTGGAGGCCAGCGTCGGCGAGGTGTCGATCAAGCTTCCGGAAACGGGAGCGGTGAAGGGGACGATCAACGCCGGCATCGGGGAGGTCATCCTGTGGATCCCCGAAGGCCGGCCGGCCCGCATCCGGGTCGAGACCGGCATCGGGAGCACGAGCGTCGCCCCAGGCTTCCTGTACCGGGACGGGTACTACGTGACGCCGCAGTACGCTGACCAGGAGGACGCCGTAGACCTGGTGGTGACCGGCGGCGTGGGAACCGTCGATCTCAGGATCATGGACTGA
- a CDS encoding DUF420 domain-containing protein, which yields MDRILAVLPTVNAILISVSGILILWGIRLVRRGEPQRHQRVMLTATALAALFLVLYVTRVFLGGLSTFSGPGWLRPIYLAILISHFTLAMVQTPLVLITVWRGLRGLLPSHRRLGRVTWPIWVYVSATGVLVYGLLRFPYPS from the coding sequence TTGGACCGCATCCTGGCCGTGCTGCCCACGGTCAACGCCATCCTCATCTCGGTGAGCGGCATCCTTATCCTCTGGGGCATACGCCTGGTGCGGCGTGGGGAGCCGCAGCGGCATCAGCGGGTCATGCTGACGGCCACTGCGCTCGCGGCGCTTTTTCTCGTCCTGTATGTCACCCGGGTCTTCCTGGGAGGGCTGTCCACGTTCTCCGGCCCGGGGTGGCTGCGGCCGATCTACCTGGCGATCCTGATCAGCCACTTCACCCTGGCCATGGTGCAGACGCCCCTGGTCCTGATCACGGTCTGGCGGGGACTCCGGGGGCTGCTGCCGTCCCACCGGCGCCTGGGCAGGGTGACGTGGCCCATCTGGGTGTACGTTTCGGCAACCGGGGTGCTCGTCTACGGCCTCCTGCGGTTCCCGTACCCATCCTGA
- a CDS encoding heme o synthase — MFAQARDRLQSGQVVRDYVALTKPRIVILLLITGFAAMWVAAGGPPPLGLTVVTMIGLALSCGAANAINMWYDRDIDAVMARTRRRPLPAGRLTPEQALRFGVITGALSFLVLLTVNLLTALLATAGLLFYVLVYTMWLKRSTVHNIVIGGAAGAAPPLVGWAAVTGRLDWAAVIMFLVVFLWTPPHFWALALFRSEDYERAGVPMLPVVRGERATKWQILLYSLLLIPSAALLYWTGTVGRLYLWTSVVLGCAMVSASVGLLRERAPQMDWAHRTYGWSLLYLFVIFLAMMLDVTRA, encoded by the coding sequence ATGTTCGCGCAGGCTCGCGATCGCCTTCAAAGCGGCCAGGTGGTGCGGGATTACGTGGCGCTCACCAAGCCGCGCATCGTCATCCTGCTCCTCATCACCGGGTTTGCCGCCATGTGGGTGGCGGCCGGGGGACCGCCGCCGCTGGGCCTGACGGTCGTCACCATGATCGGGCTGGCGCTGTCCTGCGGGGCGGCGAACGCCATCAACATGTGGTACGACCGGGACATCGACGCGGTCATGGCCCGGACCCGACGCAGGCCGCTGCCCGCAGGCCGGCTGACACCGGAGCAGGCCCTGCGCTTCGGCGTGATCACCGGGGCGCTCAGCTTCCTGGTTCTGCTCACCGTCAACCTGCTCACGGCCCTGCTGGCCACCGCCGGCCTGCTGTTCTACGTGCTGGTCTACACCATGTGGTTGAAGCGCTCGACGGTGCATAACATCGTCATAGGCGGCGCAGCGGGCGCGGCGCCCCCGCTGGTGGGCTGGGCCGCGGTCACCGGACGGCTCGACTGGGCCGCTGTCATCATGTTCCTCGTGGTCTTCCTCTGGACGCCGCCCCACTTCTGGGCGCTGGCGCTCTTCCGCAGCGAGGATTACGAGCGGGCCGGCGTCCCCATGCTGCCGGTGGTGAGGGGGGAGCGGGCCACCAAGTGGCAGATCCTGCTCTACTCGCTGCTCCTGATTCCCTCCGCGGCCCTGCTCTACTGGACCGGGACGGTCGGCCGGCTGTACCTCTGGACATCGGTCGTGCTGGGGTGCGCCATGGTGTCCGCCTCAGTGGGCCTCCTGCGTGAGCGGGCGCCGCAGATGGACTGGGCCCACCGGACCTACGGCTGGTCTTTGTTGTACCTGTTCGTGATCTTCCTCGCGATGATGCTGGACGTGACCCGCGCCTGA
- the coxB gene encoding cytochrome c oxidase subunit II, whose translation MWIRQSGVRTCAAILLASVLLAGCSTLPQTPLDPKGPVAQMQTGLLLYTLYIAMGIGISVTAALLYVVFRFRARPGLTGVPVQIRGNHVLEIIWTVIPVLILVSVAFPTVEAAFSTAVPPEGAMTVRATGYRWWFAFEYPELGIVTANELRIPAGQPIRLELTSNDVIHSFWVPKLAGKTDMIPGRVNIAWIQADEPGVYLGQCAEFCGDSHANMRFQVRAMPPEQFDEWVRQRQAMAQGPSELSAVAARGRELFESNVGNCFACHAVDGTKAQGVVGPNLTDVGQRSTLAAGILENNYENLKAWVRNPADFKPGTTMPSHARLSEQDLDAIVQYLMSLK comes from the coding sequence ATGTGGATCAGGCAGAGCGGCGTCCGGACCTGCGCGGCGATCCTGCTGGCCAGCGTGCTGCTGGCGGGATGCAGCACCCTGCCGCAGACGCCCCTGGATCCCAAGGGCCCGGTCGCCCAGATGCAGACCGGGCTGCTGCTCTACACCCTGTACATCGCCATGGGCATCGGCATCTCGGTGACGGCGGCCCTGCTCTACGTCGTCTTCCGCTTCCGCGCCCGCCCGGGCCTGACCGGCGTGCCGGTGCAGATCCGCGGCAACCACGTCCTTGAAATCATCTGGACCGTCATCCCGGTCCTCATCCTGGTCTCCGTCGCCTTCCCCACGGTGGAGGCCGCCTTCTCCACCGCCGTGCCGCCGGAGGGCGCCATGACCGTACGGGCCACCGGCTACCGCTGGTGGTTCGCCTTCGAGTACCCGGAACTGGGCATCGTCACCGCCAACGAGCTGCGCATCCCCGCGGGGCAGCCGATCCGGTTGGAGCTGACCTCCAACGACGTCATCCACTCCTTCTGGGTGCCGAAGCTCGCCGGCAAGACCGACATGATCCCCGGGCGCGTCAACATCGCCTGGATTCAGGCGGACGAGCCGGGCGTCTACCTGGGCCAGTGCGCCGAGTTCTGCGGCGACTCCCACGCCAACATGCGCTTCCAGGTCAGGGCCATGCCACCGGAGCAGTTCGACGAGTGGGTGCGGCAGCGGCAGGCCATGGCGCAGGGACCGAGTGAGCTGTCCGCCGTCGCGGCCCGGGGCCGGGAGCTCTTTGAGTCGAACGTCGGCAACTGCTTCGCCTGCCACGCCGTGGACGGGACGAAGGCCCAGGGCGTCGTCGGACCCAATCTGACCGACGTCGGGCAGCGCTCCACCCTCGCGGCCGGAATCCTGGAGAACAACTACGAGAATCTGAAGGCGTGGGTGCGGAACCCGGCCGACTTCAAGCCGGGCACCACGATGCCCTCCCACGCCAGGCTTTCGGAGCAAGACCTCGACGCCATCGTGCAGTACCTGATGAGCCTGAAGTGA
- a CDS encoding DUF983 domain-containing protein encodes MLGPMARGAWDGFRLRCPACRRGAMSRGLFQLADRCPVCGAPFEPEEGDFVGAMLVAYSVTAVLVVIGIYVTAALTPLSPRTQLVLWCLFGAGFLIGTYRNMKGAWVGILHAMTGLRRGGR; translated from the coding sequence GTGTTGGGGCCGATGGCTCGCGGCGCGTGGGACGGGTTCCGGCTGCGCTGCCCGGCCTGCCGCAGGGGGGCGATGTCCCGGGGGCTCTTCCAGCTGGCCGACCGGTGCCCGGTCTGCGGCGCCCCCTTCGAGCCGGAGGAGGGCGACTTCGTGGGGGCGATGCTGGTCGCCTACTCCGTCACGGCAGTGCTGGTGGTCATCGGCATCTACGTCACCGCCGCGCTGACCCCCCTGAGCCCCCGGACCCAGCTGGTCCTGTGGTGCCTGTTCGGAGCGGGATTCCTGATCGGCACCTACCGGAACATGAAGGGAGCCTGGGTGGGGATCCTGCACGCCATGACGGGGCTGCGGCGCGGCGGACGCTGA
- a CDS encoding SCO family protein, protein MVQEAALPRGVRVGLAVSISVVLLSLAGLLALFASARQPALPVFGQVPDFDFVDQEGRPFSDEDLAGRVHLVGFIYTSCPDICPAITAQMRALQTELARLGLTDQVHLVSITVDPEYDTPERLAAYARMFGADTSSWHFLTGRPNHVRTVVEKGFLVGMDRIATDYPIHAGHHQGHDHGTHAHGPDEAAGAGTTHRSDDALGADHGHGTASAVDYRVEHGGRVALVDREGRIRAYHHGNLLDTDEVMAQIRLLLAGR, encoded by the coding sequence ATGGTTCAGGAAGCCGCACTGCCGCGGGGCGTCCGCGTCGGCCTGGCGGTCAGCATCAGCGTCGTCCTCCTGTCGCTGGCCGGCCTTCTCGCGCTGTTCGCGTCGGCCCGTCAGCCCGCCCTGCCGGTCTTCGGCCAGGTCCCTGACTTCGATTTCGTGGACCAGGAGGGCCGGCCGTTCTCGGATGAGGACCTGGCCGGCCGTGTGCACCTCGTCGGCTTCATCTACACCTCATGCCCCGACATCTGTCCCGCGATCACGGCGCAGATGCGGGCGCTGCAGACCGAGCTGGCCCGGCTCGGTCTGACCGACCAGGTCCACCTGGTCTCCATCACGGTGGATCCGGAGTACGACACCCCGGAGCGGCTGGCGGCTTACGCCCGGATGTTCGGCGCCGACACCTCCTCCTGGCACTTCCTCACCGGCCGCCCGAACCACGTCCGCACCGTGGTGGAGAAGGGCTTCCTGGTGGGGATGGACCGCATCGCGACCGATTACCCGATCCACGCCGGGCACCACCAGGGGCACGACCACGGGACGCACGCCCACGGGCCCGACGAAGCCGCCGGCGCGGGCACCACGCACCGGTCGGACGATGCCCTCGGCGCTGACCACGGTCACGGAACCGCTTCGGCCGTGGACTACCGCGTGGAGCACGGCGGGCGGGTGGCGCTTGTCGACCGGGAGGGCCGGATCCGGGCGTACCACCACGGGAACCTGCTGGACACCGACGAGGTGATGGCGCAGATCCGCCTGCTTCTCGCCGGGAGGTGA
- a CDS encoding ABC transporter substrate-binding protein, giving the protein MDQRIDRNGRHRRRPGLCGPGRHVALLSLVLAAALFAGCARRDPAPAAIAVLLADDVRLEKVEGLREGLAELGYTPDRVDITVYSARGDRSRLPALAAQAIASGPDVLVAGGGIEADTLHRSDNPGLPVVMAGVASPVRWGWIDSYARPGGLMTGVDNQHAELSGKRLELLTKLLPDVRRVLVLYDPQVVPGLHALEVVEEAAARLGVSLGTVEAGDLDGALAGLGAIEPGEYDAALLLPAFVLESGAGAIAAALERLGLPAMGPLDLGPEAGLMAAYGNSNRAQGKQAARFVAKVLSGADPATLPIESIDNPELVVDLEVVRRLGITLKPEGMAFAHVRGDEAGPGPGDVQVPAGEVGP; this is encoded by the coding sequence ATGGACCAGCGGATCGACCGGAACGGGCGGCATCGCCGGCGTCCGGGTCTTTGCGGCCCGGGCCGGCACGTCGCGCTCCTGAGCCTCGTCCTGGCCGCGGCGCTGTTCGCGGGCTGTGCCCGCCGCGATCCGGCGCCGGCGGCCATCGCTGTCCTTCTGGCTGACGACGTGCGGCTGGAGAAGGTCGAGGGGCTGAGGGAGGGGCTGGCCGAACTGGGCTACACGCCCGACCGGGTCGACATCACCGTCTACTCCGCCCGCGGGGATCGCTCCCGGCTGCCGGCCCTGGCCGCGCAGGCGATCGCCTCCGGGCCGGACGTGCTGGTGGCCGGAGGCGGGATCGAGGCCGATACGCTGCACCGGAGCGACAACCCGGGCCTTCCGGTGGTGATGGCCGGCGTGGCTTCGCCGGTGCGCTGGGGGTGGATCGACTCCTACGCCCGGCCCGGCGGCCTGATGACGGGGGTGGACAACCAGCACGCGGAACTGTCGGGCAAGCGGCTGGAGCTCCTGACCAAGCTCCTGCCCGACGTGCGGCGGGTGCTCGTGCTGTACGACCCGCAGGTGGTTCCGGGGCTCCATGCCCTGGAGGTGGTGGAGGAGGCGGCGGCGCGGCTGGGCGTGTCCCTCGGCACCGTCGAGGCGGGTGACCTGGATGGGGCCCTGGCCGGCCTGGGTGCGATCGAGCCCGGGGAGTACGATGCCGCATTGCTCCTGCCGGCATTCGTGCTGGAATCCGGAGCGGGGGCGATTGCGGCGGCGCTGGAGCGACTGGGTCTGCCCGCGATGGGGCCGCTGGACCTGGGGCCGGAGGCCGGGCTCATGGCCGCGTACGGCAACTCCAACCGGGCCCAGGGGAAACAGGCCGCGCGGTTCGTGGCCAAGGTGCTGTCCGGGGCCGACCCGGCCACGTTGCCCATCGAGTCCATCGACAACCCGGAGCTCGTGGTCGACCTTGAGGTGGTCCGGAGACTGGGGATCACGCTGAAGCCCGAGGGAATGGCGTTCGCCCACGTGCGGGGCGACGAGGCTGGCCCCGGCCCGGGCGATGTGCAGGTACCCGCCGGGGAGGTGGGGCCATGA